The following coding sequences are from one Gossypium hirsutum isolate 1008001.06 chromosome A12, Gossypium_hirsutum_v2.1, whole genome shotgun sequence window:
- the LOC121211380 gene encoding uncharacterized protein — MDWLVEHRVSLHCETKRVILRTEDDKEVVVIGELRDYLSNMISALMAEKLVWKGCEVYLAYISVFVFGDFSIRDIRIVRDFPDVFFEELLGLPPNREVKFDIELLPGTASVSIAPYRMASKELTKLKAQLQKLLNRSFICPNVVVLQILREKPLYAKLSKYKFWLLEVTFLRHVVSVEGIRVDLRKIEVVLEWKQPKNQSSFEKLKSVLTQAPILIQLKFGKEFVEYSDASHVGLSCVLIQDEYHPSKTNVVADALSRRATTDLRVMFTCLSLFDDGSFLAKLQVKPTWIDQIRDKQLGDESLGLWFCQIKSGSTSDFGLSKDRIAPYKVLYGCKCYTPLWIELGERRVLGPELVFETEYKVRLIQDQLRMASDRQKSYANLKRRNIEYYVGDFILKHVGPLAYQLELPLELDRIHDVFHFSMLRQYRSDPSHIASIEEIEVLDRDIKVLRRKSILLVKVLWQNHGTEEAT, encoded by the exons atggattggttggttgaACACCGAGTCAGTTTGCATTGCGAAACTAAGAGGGTCATTTTGAGGACTGAGGATGATAAGGAGGTGGTTGTGATCGGTGAGCTTCGAGATTATTTGTCCAATATGATCTCTGCTCTTATGGCTGAGAAACTGGTTTGGAAAGGGTGTGAGGTGTATTTGGCTTATATCAGTGTTTTTGTTTTTGGGGACTTTTCTATTAGGGATATCAGAATAGTAAGGGATTTTCCAGATGTCTTTTTTGAGGAGTTACTGGGTTTACCTCCAAATCGAGAAGTTAAGTTTGACATTGAGCTTCTACCAGGTACGGCTTCGGTGTCCATTGCTCCCTACCGAATGGCATCGAAAGAGCTTAcaaagcttaaggctcaacttcaaaAGCTTCTGAATCGTAGTTTCATCTGTCCTAATGT agtagtgcttcagatactcCGTGAGAAACCGCTCTACGCTAAGTTAAGCAAGTATAAGTTCTGGTTGCTTGAGGTGACTTTTCTAAGGCACGTGGTTTCTGTTgaggggatccgagttgatcTAAGGAAAATTGAGGTTGTGCTTGagtggaaacagcctaagaac caatcgagctttgagaagctcaagtctgttctgactCAAGCTCCCATTTTGATACAGCTAAAAtttggtaaagaatttgtggaaTACAGTGATGCATCGCATGTTGGTTTGAGTTGTGTTCTAAtacaagatg agtatcatcctagtAAGACCAATGTTGTGGCCGATGCTCTCAGTCGTAGAGCGACGACTGATTTGAGAGTGATGTTCACTTGCCTTAGTCTATTTGATGATGGAAGTTTTTTAGctaagttgcaagttaagccgacttggattgatcagattcgggATAAGCAGTTAGGGGATGAGTCTCTGGGTTTGTGGTTCTGTCAGATTAAGAGTGGCAGTACTTCAGATTTTGGGCTGAGTAAAGATAGA ATTGCACCTTACAAGGTTTTGTATGGTTGTAAGTGTTATACTCCGTTATGGATCGAGTTAGGTGAGCGTCGGGTTTTGGGACCTGAGTTGGTTTTTGAGACCGAAtataaggttagactgattcaGGATCAATTGAGGatggcttctgatagacagaagtcttatgcaaatctgaagaGGAGGAATATTGAGTACTATGTGGGggacttc ATTCTAAAGCATGTGGGACCGctcgcttatcagttggagctacctctagagttggaccgTATCCACGATGTGTTTCACTTCTCGATGTTGAGGCAATACCGGTCTGATCCATCTCACATTGCCtctattgaggagattgag GTTTTGGATCGTGATATTAAAGTTTTGAGGAGGAAGTCTATATTGCTAGTGAAggttctgtggcagaatcatggcactgaggaagccacgtaG